From Trichoderma atroviride chromosome 1, complete sequence, one genomic window encodes:
- a CDS encoding uncharacterized protein (EggNog:ENOG41) yields MSELSSAAAAIVANATKKLREEGEAAKSRLLDQQFHISRYADPLVLRKAADRQFWPKDVTVEMEKRWLAMIKELRSV; encoded by the exons ATGTCTGAACTATCCAGTGCTGCGGCCGCTATAGTCGCCAACGCGACCAAGAAGCTCAGGGAAGAAGGCGAGGCGGCCAAGAGTCGTCTCCTAGATCAGCAATTCCATATCA GCCGCTATGCAGACCCCTTGGTTCTACGGAAGGCGGCAGACCGTCAGTTTTGGCCAAAGGATGTGACTGTagagatggaaaaaagatggcttgcTATGATTAAGGAGCTTCGGTCCGTTTAA
- a CDS encoding uncharacterized protein (EggNog:ENOG41) — protein sequence MSRAGGVPNAWDDDDWEAQADRSDGKQSQAAPQPNLSRQQRLQQHAEANRKLWESADSKETFHYVEAAGGGVPLTAAFKPQVKVLSRKPVIAKKDPVTGLSQLSLDDDDASRAPEVQMTPDEIRAKQKRDREEKQRRYDEARAKIFGESAPSSRGSSPGTGTVTPPRADGRGAYRGRGRGRGGGNNNNSNNNNSGYNYNNSNVGSESSSQQFEPRRPANQPGSRRELFDPSSAPRPDSLRRGGREGSGSDSSMRGQAGRDEHQAIRAPRGPDGSGRGGFGFAQRGNRAT from the exons ATGAGCAGAGCCGGCGGTGTCCCCAATGCCtgggacgacgacgactggGAGGCCCAGGCCGACAGAAGCGACGGCAAACAGTCCCAGGCCGCGCCGCAGCCCAACCTCAGCAGACAACAGCggttgcagcagcacgccGAAGCAAACCGGAAACTATGGGAATCAGC CGATTCGAAAGAGACATTCCACTACGTCGAAgctgccggcggcggcgtcccTCTCACCGCGGCGTTCAAACCCCAGGTCAAAGTCCTCAGCCGCAAGCCCGTCATCGCCAAGAAAGACCCCGTCACCGGCCTGTCCCAATTGTcgctcgacgacgacgacgcctcCAGGGCGCCGGAAGTGCAGATGACGCCGGACGAAATCCGCGCAAAGCAGAAGAGGGACCgcgaggagaagcagcggcgCTACGACGAGGCCAGGGCCAAGATCTTTGGCGAGTCGGCCCCTTCGTCGCGCGGGTCGTCGCCGGGGACGGGCACTGTTACGCCTCCTCGGGCGGATGGGCGAGGGGCGTACCGCGGTCGTGGAAGGGGACGGGGAGGCggtaataataataacagcaacaacaataacAGTGGCTACAACTATAACAACAGCAATGTCGgcagcgagagcagcagccagcaattCGAGCCTCGGCGGCCTGCGAACCAACCTGGCTCCCGGAGAGAGCTGTTCGACCCTAGCTCGGCCCCGAGACCAGATTCACTCAGACGAGGCGGCCGTGAAGGCAGCGGGAGCGATTCTTCTATGAGGGGACAGGCTGGTCGAGACGAACATCAGGCAATCCGGGCGCCAAGAGGACCGGACGGAAGTGGTAGAGGAGGTTTTGGTTTTGCACAGCGTGGTAACAGAGCGACTTGA
- a CDS encoding uncharacterized protein (EggNog:ENOG41~BUSCO:EOG092D1H8I), translated as MSAILSADDLNDFISPGVACIKPVETLPALPAQQAANEYEVVLDGQHPSSSSANGASPAQISLTDCLACSGCVTSAEAILVSLQSHSEVISTLDAAPALRVVGPDAQGNFKVEGLENEDAKLFVASVSSQTRANLAAACGREVSESQAGHMLENLLRGPEGLAKGGKWNNSFEWVVDINVARDATLALGTAEVLSSPTPGVSAPSTPILSSSCPGWVCYAEKTHPYVLPHLSKVKSPQALMGTILKTTLSRKLGIPPNRIWHVAVMPCFDKKLEASREELTDEVWARSGLPGRGVRDVDCVITSKEVLMLAESRGLSFFDFQESASSVPPSIPFPDDKVHAFLFPKKGSRNPSRIAGSSGGLLHHILQTKAAQIAGSEIQINRGRNADVVEYSVTVNGEPVFKAARYYGFRNIQNLVRRLKPARPSRMPGGKPFGSARRPAGKAASLDFSFVEVMACPGGCTNGGGQIKIDDAVILERKNISGKPGPQEQKDWLAEIDEAYFSGEDSQSRLDSGSPENNSGGVSHSYIDDTLAYWSSMTGIGLDRLAFTSYREVISDVGKGSATESAAHLAGKAGGGW; from the coding sequence ATGAGTGCCATTCTCTCCGCCGACGACCTCAACGACTTCATCTCTCCCGGAGTCGCCTGCATCAAACCCGTCGAGACTCTCCCAGCTCTGCCCGCGCAGCAGGCCGCCAACGAATACGAAGTCGTTCTCGACGGCCAGcatccctcttcttcctcggccaaTGGTGCCTCGCCCGCGCAGATCTCTCTCACGGACTGCCTCGCCTGCTCGGGCTGTGTCACGTCCGCAGAGGCCATCCTCGTCAGTTTGCAGAGCCACAGCGAAGTGATTTCAACGCTCGATGCGGCTCCGGCGCTGCGCGTGGTGGGACCGGATGCGCAGGGAAATTTCAAGGTCGAGGGCCTCGAGAACGAAGATGCGAAGCTGTTCGTCGCGAGTGTAAGCTCCCAGACGAGGGCGAACCTGGCGGCTGCGTGCGGGCGAGAAGTGTCTGAGAGCCAGGCTGGACATATGCTGGAGAATCTATTACGAGGTCCAGAGGGGCTTGCAAAAGGAGGAAAATGGAACAATTCTTTCGAATGGGTGGTTGACATCAACGTAGCGCGAGATGCGACGCTCGCGCTTGGTACGGCCGAAGTCCTTTCATCACCCACGCCAGGCGTCTCGGcgccatcaacgccaatcCTCTCATCGTCATGTCCCGGCTGGGTGTGCTATGCAGAAAAGACTCATCCGTACGTGCTACCGCATTTATCTAAAGTCAAGTCGCCACAAGCCCTCATGGGTACCATCCTGAAAACAACCTTGAGCCGAAAGCTTGGCATCCCACCCAATAGGATATGGCATGTAGCCGTCATGCCTTGCTTTGACAAGAAGCTAGAGGCTAGTCGAGAGGAGCTCACCGACGAAGTATGGGCGCGCTCAGGCTTGCCTGGAAGAGGAGTTCGGGACGTCGACTGCGTCATCACAAGCAAGGAGGTTTTGATGCTCGCAGAGTCACGAGGCCTCAGCTTCTTTGATTTTCAAGAGTCCGCATCATCTGTCCCACCATCAATCCCCTTCCCAGACGATAAAGTTCACGCTTTCTTGTTTCCAAAGAAGGGTTCAAGAAACCCCTCGCGAATTGCTGGTTCTTCTGGCGGGCTATTGCACCACATTCTCCAAACCAAAGCTGCTCAGATCGCAGGCTCAGAGATTCAAATCAACCGAGGCCGCAACGCCGACGTGGTCGAATATTCCGTCACAGTAAATGGCGAGCCTGTTTTCAAGGCTGCCCGATACTATGGCTTTAGAAATATTCAAAATCTTGTCAGACGTCTGAAGCCAGCCCGCCCTTCCCGCATGCCCGGCGGAAAGCCCTTTGGGAGTGCGCGCCGCCCAGCAGGAAAGGCAGCTTCTCTCGATTTCAGTTTCGTCGAGGTCATGGCATGCCCTGGAGGCTGCACCAATGGCGGTGGCCAAATCAAGATTGACGATGCCGTTATtcttgaaagaaaaaatatcTCAGGAAAGCCAGGCCCACAAGAGCAGAAGGATTGGCTGGCAGAGATTGACGAAGCATATTTCTCGGGCGAAGATTCGCAATCTAGGCTCGATAGCGGCAGCCCTGAGAATAATAGTGGAGGCGTTTCCCACTCATATATAGATGATACCCTGGCGTATTGGTCCAGCATGACAGGCATAGGATTGGATAGACTGGCATTCACGAGTTATCGTGAGGTGATTAGCGATGTTGGAAAGGGCTCAGCCACCGAGAGTGCCGCCCATTTAGCTGGCaaagctggcggcggctggtAG
- a CDS encoding uncharacterized protein (EggNog:ENOG41) produces MAPYSPPDSPLSSAMESSYEEDIHDEETMLRPSKRQKVEAGSTTSSAVIPDPEHEPVLEADALEGMSDISSDTSGDIPSSPVNARLEEEDFQDQVTVCDWDGCPAGDQGNMDKLVEHIHNSHIENRQKKYTCEWRSCNRKGLPHASGYALKAHMRSHTREKPFYCYLPECDRSFTRSDALAKHMRTVHETEALRPSDPVPKSMQSGPTGRTGKLKIIIKTPQSQSAGQDDGDDANGDVPPSECFTVLPSDLFTEAELDLPLDKLWRKCHWEAKWAEEVGDALKSECKQWEELYYKEWLDKEVLLSHVIKTEVDWSERRQAIISGAADVQLRSSAEEKEKDEGVTNGVVKEAPVAATSEA; encoded by the exons ATGGCGCCCTACTCGCCGCCAGACTCGCCGCTGTCATCGGCAATGGAGTCCTCGTACGAAGAAGACATCCACGATGAAGAGACGATGCTGCGGCCGTCCAAACGCCAAAAGGTCGAGGCCGGCTCGACGACTTCCTCTGCCGTCATCCCCGACCCGGAACACGAGCCTGTGTTGGAAGCCGATGCGCTCGAGGGCATGTCAGATATCTCTTCGGACACGTCAGGCGACATCCCCAGCTCTCCCGTCAACGCAAGGCTCGAAGAGGAGGATTTCCAGGACCAAGTGACGGTTTGCGACTGGGACGGCTGTCCCGCAGGGGACCAGGGCAACATGGACAAGCTGGTCGAGCACATCCACAATTCACACATTGAGAACCGTCAGAAGAAATACACGTGCGAGTGGCGCAGCTGCAACCGCAAGGGATTGCCTCATGCCAGTGGCTACGCCTTGAAGGCTCACATGCGAAGCCATACGAGAGAGAAGCCGTTTTACTGCTATCTACCAG AGTGCGACCGCTCCTTCACCAGATCCGATGCGCTTGCTAAACACATGCGAACCGTCCACGAAACCGAGGCTCTTCGGCCCTCTGATCCGGTACCGAAATCCATGCAATCCGGGCCAACGGGTCGGACTGGAAAgctcaaaatcatcatcaaaacCCCCCAATCACAATCTGCAGGACAAGACGACGGAGACGATGCCAACGGTGACGTTCCCCCATCGGAATGCTTCACAGTACTCCCGTCCGATCTGTTCACTGAGGCAGAGCTCGACTTACCCCTTGACAAGCTATGGCGCAAGTGCCACTGGGAAGCAAAGTGGGCCGAGGAGGTGGGAGATGCGCTGAAGAGCGAGTGCAAGCAGTGGGAGGAGCTCTACTACAAGGAGTGGCTGGACAAGGAAGTCCTGCTGTCACACGTTATCAAGACCGAGGTGGATTGGAGCGAGCGGCGCCAAGCCATCATCTCTGGCGCTGCCGACGTGCAGCttcgcagcagcgcagaagaaaaggaaaaggatgaGGGCGTTACAAATGGAGTAGTTAAAGAAGCCCCCGTTGCGGCTACCAGCGAGGCATAG